Proteins encoded within one genomic window of Lepidochelys kempii isolate rLepKem1 chromosome 11, rLepKem1.hap2, whole genome shotgun sequence:
- the CEP70 gene encoding centrosomal protein of 70 kDa isoform X4 codes for MTEVPQSCALSSSALAGSMLVTPAQKSAESWNWNAIGCQQEQAEWEKVNKLLVQHGLKPVCLAKPRNSRSLSDMIVLDKHSSLGIRLALKTLVEDTERQQKMMHGLIEANRQLRDDIRQERGRACRQEQRAKELENVVENIKSKICQLEDECIAKVCQQQNEVKELQKDQQASQTKYHHQNEKLHEQEETIAHLQKELQKVGMEEQQRVATQNKMFCQFCKRAPKSLLDQQFLSLIDYYESQINQMKKELSRYKKDTDHVQGEGKSKEEFLNLDATPNYRALLTSFQDQLIETKARNEQLMCENTDLKKDLETRPTSQDLKLCKQQVKKLEKMLKKNIRSYGIISGEKIKENNESESMTGEDQLQAGCRRYLQVLSRIDSVISSPRAPLVIYKWSKGPVQNYMKENGQECGFEHLPPTVELWADQLMSLKDLHRSLRKLSLELVPWHTVDTHNTESIRVEDLQFIVDTILEEVENKEKNGQMPSLQTLYAIVSHFQKLFDVSSLNGVYPRMNEVYTKLGEMTNAMRNLHELLELDHSAPPAVLVNTVGKLCKVINENVTGQVEQLLGTQDIQSIINKLEEHEDFFPVFQALIQDLLCILG; via the exons GTCCCACAAAGTTGTGCATTGTCAAGTAGTGCCCTAGCAGGCTCTATGCTGGTGACTCCAGCACAAAAGTCCGCTGAATCATGGAACTGGAATGCAATAGGGTGTCAG CAGGAGCAAGCAGAATGGGAAAAAGTAAACAAATTATTAGTGCAACATGGCTTAAAACCTGTGTGCCTTGCTAAACCAAGAAACAGCAGAAGTCTGTCAG ATATGATTGTTTTAGATAAGCACTCTTCACTGGGGATAAGACTTGCATTGAAAACACTGGTGGAAGACACTGAACGACAACAGAAAATGATGCATGGCCTTATAGAGGCTAATCGCCAGCTTAG ggaTGATATACGCCAGGAGAGAGGTCGAGCATGTCGACAGGAACAACGAGCCAAAGAGTTGGAAAATGTTGTGGAGAACATCAAATCCAAAATTTGTCAGCTGGAAGATGAGTGTATAGCTAAAGTTTGCCAGCAACAGAATGAAGTgaaagaacttcagaaagatcAGCAAGCTTCACAG ACAAAGTACCATCACCAAAATGAAAAGTTGCATGAACAGGAAGAGACTATTGCACATTTGCAGAAGGAGCTCCAGAAGGTTGGGATGGAAGAGCAGCAGCGCGTTGCCACACAGAACAAAATGTTCTGCCAGTTTTGCAAGCGAGCCCCAAAGTCTCTTTTGGATCAACA GTTTCTTAGTCTAATTGATTATTATGAATCTCAAATTAATCAAATGAAAAAGGAACTAAG CAGATATAAAAAAGATACAGATCATGtacaaggagaaggaaaaagcaaAGAAGAATTCTTAAATCTAGATGCCACACCTAACTATAGAGCACTGCTTACG TCTTTCCAGGATCAGCTCATTGAGACAAAAGCCAGGAATGAACAACTTATGTGTGAAAATACAGATCTCAAGAAAGATCTGGAAACAAG ACCAACTTCACAGGACTTAAAACTTTGCAAGCAGCAAGTGAAGAAATTGGAGAAAATGCTAAAGAAAAATATCAG ATCATATGGGATTATTAGTggagaaaagataaaagaaaacaatgaatCTGAGAGTATGACAGGAGAAGATCAGCTACAAGCAGGTTGCAGGAGATACTTACAG GTGCTGTCCAGGATTGATTCTGTTATAAGTAGTCCAAGAGCTCCTCTGGTAATATATAAGTGGAGTAAAGGGCCAGTCCAAAATTACATGAAAGAAAATGGACAAGAATGTGGTTTTGAGCACCTTCCTCCTACAGTGGAATTGTGGGCAGACCAGCTAATGTCCCTAAAG GACTTGCATAGGTCCCTGAGAAAGCTATCACTGGAGTTGGTGCCCTGGCACACTGTAGATACACATAACACTGAAAGCATTCGAGTTGAAGACCTACAATTCATAGTAGATACAATCTTGGAAGAAGTAGAAAATAAGGAAAAG AATGGCCAGATGCCTTCGTTACAAACACTGTATGCAATTGTGTCTCACTTCCAAAAGTTGTTTGATGTGAGTTCTCTGAATGGAGTTTATCCACGAATGAATGAAGTCTACACAAAGCTTGGAGAAATGACCAATGCTATGAGAAACCTGCACGAGCTCTTAGAACTAG ATCATTCAGCCCCACCCGCTGTACTGGTGAACACTGTTGGAAAGCTATGTAAGgtaattaatgaaaatgtgaCTGGACAGGTAGAGCAGCTGCTGGGGACCCAAGACATCCAAAG TATCATCAACAAATTGGAAGAACATGAAGACTTCTTTCCAGTATTTCAGGCACTTATTCAAGATTTACTTTGTATTTTAG
- the CEP70 gene encoding centrosomal protein of 70 kDa isoform X1 gives MTEVPQSCALSSSALAGSMLVTPAQKSAESWNWNAIGCQQEQAEWEKVNKLLVQHGLKPVCLAKPRNSRSLSDMIVLDKHSSLGIRLALKTLVEDTERQQKMMHGLIEANRQLRDDIRQERGRACRQEQRAKELENVVENIKSKICQLEDECIAKVCQQQNEVKELQKDQQASQTKYHHQNEKLHEQEETIAHLQKELQKVGMEEQQRVATQNKMFCQFCKRAPKSLLDQQFLSLIDYYESQINQMKKELSRYKKDTDHVQGEGKSKEEFLNLDATPNYRALLTSFQDQLIETKARNEQLMCENTDLKKDLETRPTSQDLKLCKQQVKKLEKMLKKNIRSYGIISGEKIKENNESESMTGEDQLQAGCRRYLQVLSRIDSVISSPRAPLVIYKWSKGPVQNYMKENGQECGFEHLPPTVELWADQLMSLKDLHRSLRKLSLELVPWHTVDTHNTESIRVEDLQFIVDTILEEVENKEKNGQMPSLQTLYAIVSHFQKLFDVSSLNGVYPRMNEVYTKLGEMTNAMRNLHELLELDHSAPPAVLVNTVGKLCKVINENVTGQVEQLLGTQDIQSIINKLEEHEDFFPVFQALIQDLLCILEISNLDDIVPAVHSLKLLA, from the exons GTCCCACAAAGTTGTGCATTGTCAAGTAGTGCCCTAGCAGGCTCTATGCTGGTGACTCCAGCACAAAAGTCCGCTGAATCATGGAACTGGAATGCAATAGGGTGTCAG CAGGAGCAAGCAGAATGGGAAAAAGTAAACAAATTATTAGTGCAACATGGCTTAAAACCTGTGTGCCTTGCTAAACCAAGAAACAGCAGAAGTCTGTCAG ATATGATTGTTTTAGATAAGCACTCTTCACTGGGGATAAGACTTGCATTGAAAACACTGGTGGAAGACACTGAACGACAACAGAAAATGATGCATGGCCTTATAGAGGCTAATCGCCAGCTTAG ggaTGATATACGCCAGGAGAGAGGTCGAGCATGTCGACAGGAACAACGAGCCAAAGAGTTGGAAAATGTTGTGGAGAACATCAAATCCAAAATTTGTCAGCTGGAAGATGAGTGTATAGCTAAAGTTTGCCAGCAACAGAATGAAGTgaaagaacttcagaaagatcAGCAAGCTTCACAG ACAAAGTACCATCACCAAAATGAAAAGTTGCATGAACAGGAAGAGACTATTGCACATTTGCAGAAGGAGCTCCAGAAGGTTGGGATGGAAGAGCAGCAGCGCGTTGCCACACAGAACAAAATGTTCTGCCAGTTTTGCAAGCGAGCCCCAAAGTCTCTTTTGGATCAACA GTTTCTTAGTCTAATTGATTATTATGAATCTCAAATTAATCAAATGAAAAAGGAACTAAG CAGATATAAAAAAGATACAGATCATGtacaaggagaaggaaaaagcaaAGAAGAATTCTTAAATCTAGATGCCACACCTAACTATAGAGCACTGCTTACG TCTTTCCAGGATCAGCTCATTGAGACAAAAGCCAGGAATGAACAACTTATGTGTGAAAATACAGATCTCAAGAAAGATCTGGAAACAAG ACCAACTTCACAGGACTTAAAACTTTGCAAGCAGCAAGTGAAGAAATTGGAGAAAATGCTAAAGAAAAATATCAG ATCATATGGGATTATTAGTggagaaaagataaaagaaaacaatgaatCTGAGAGTATGACAGGAGAAGATCAGCTACAAGCAGGTTGCAGGAGATACTTACAG GTGCTGTCCAGGATTGATTCTGTTATAAGTAGTCCAAGAGCTCCTCTGGTAATATATAAGTGGAGTAAAGGGCCAGTCCAAAATTACATGAAAGAAAATGGACAAGAATGTGGTTTTGAGCACCTTCCTCCTACAGTGGAATTGTGGGCAGACCAGCTAATGTCCCTAAAG GACTTGCATAGGTCCCTGAGAAAGCTATCACTGGAGTTGGTGCCCTGGCACACTGTAGATACACATAACACTGAAAGCATTCGAGTTGAAGACCTACAATTCATAGTAGATACAATCTTGGAAGAAGTAGAAAATAAGGAAAAG AATGGCCAGATGCCTTCGTTACAAACACTGTATGCAATTGTGTCTCACTTCCAAAAGTTGTTTGATGTGAGTTCTCTGAATGGAGTTTATCCACGAATGAATGAAGTCTACACAAAGCTTGGAGAAATGACCAATGCTATGAGAAACCTGCACGAGCTCTTAGAACTAG ATCATTCAGCCCCACCCGCTGTACTGGTGAACACTGTTGGAAAGCTATGTAAGgtaattaatgaaaatgtgaCTGGACAGGTAGAGCAGCTGCTGGGGACCCAAGACATCCAAAG TATCATCAACAAATTGGAAGAACATGAAGACTTCTTTCCAGTATTTCAGGCACTTATTCAAGATTTACTTTGTATTTTAG
- the CEP70 gene encoding centrosomal protein of 70 kDa isoform X3, which translates to MTEVPQSCALSSSALAGSMLVTPAQKSAESWNWNAIGCQQEQAEWEKVNKLLVQHGLKPVCLAKPRNSRSLSDMIVLDKHSSLGIRLALKTLVEDTERQQKMMHGLIEANRQLRDDIRQERGRACRQEQRAKELENVVENIKSKICQLEDECIAKVCQQQNEVKELQKDQQASQTKYHHQNEKLHEQEETIAHLQKELQKVGMEEQQRVATQNKMFCQFCKRAPKSLLDQQFLSLIDYYESQINQMKKELSRYKKDTDHVQGEGKSKEEFLNLDATPNYRALLTSFQDQLIETKARNEQLMCENTDLKKDLETRPTSQDLKLCKQQVKKLEKMLKKNIRSYGIISGEKIKENNESESMTGEDQLQAGCRRYLQVLSRIDSVISSPRAPLVIYKWSKGPVQNYMKENGQECGFEHLPPTVELWADQLMSLKDLHRSLRKLSLELVPWHTVDTHNTESIRVEDLQFIVDTILEEVENKEKNGQMPSLQTLYAIVSHFQKLFDVSSLNGVYPRMNEVYTKLGEMTNAMRNLHELLELDHSAPPAVLVNTVGKLCKVINENVTGQVEQLLGTQDIQSIINKLEEHEDFFPVFQALIQDLLCILGH; encoded by the exons GTCCCACAAAGTTGTGCATTGTCAAGTAGTGCCCTAGCAGGCTCTATGCTGGTGACTCCAGCACAAAAGTCCGCTGAATCATGGAACTGGAATGCAATAGGGTGTCAG CAGGAGCAAGCAGAATGGGAAAAAGTAAACAAATTATTAGTGCAACATGGCTTAAAACCTGTGTGCCTTGCTAAACCAAGAAACAGCAGAAGTCTGTCAG ATATGATTGTTTTAGATAAGCACTCTTCACTGGGGATAAGACTTGCATTGAAAACACTGGTGGAAGACACTGAACGACAACAGAAAATGATGCATGGCCTTATAGAGGCTAATCGCCAGCTTAG ggaTGATATACGCCAGGAGAGAGGTCGAGCATGTCGACAGGAACAACGAGCCAAAGAGTTGGAAAATGTTGTGGAGAACATCAAATCCAAAATTTGTCAGCTGGAAGATGAGTGTATAGCTAAAGTTTGCCAGCAACAGAATGAAGTgaaagaacttcagaaagatcAGCAAGCTTCACAG ACAAAGTACCATCACCAAAATGAAAAGTTGCATGAACAGGAAGAGACTATTGCACATTTGCAGAAGGAGCTCCAGAAGGTTGGGATGGAAGAGCAGCAGCGCGTTGCCACACAGAACAAAATGTTCTGCCAGTTTTGCAAGCGAGCCCCAAAGTCTCTTTTGGATCAACA GTTTCTTAGTCTAATTGATTATTATGAATCTCAAATTAATCAAATGAAAAAGGAACTAAG CAGATATAAAAAAGATACAGATCATGtacaaggagaaggaaaaagcaaAGAAGAATTCTTAAATCTAGATGCCACACCTAACTATAGAGCACTGCTTACG TCTTTCCAGGATCAGCTCATTGAGACAAAAGCCAGGAATGAACAACTTATGTGTGAAAATACAGATCTCAAGAAAGATCTGGAAACAAG ACCAACTTCACAGGACTTAAAACTTTGCAAGCAGCAAGTGAAGAAATTGGAGAAAATGCTAAAGAAAAATATCAG ATCATATGGGATTATTAGTggagaaaagataaaagaaaacaatgaatCTGAGAGTATGACAGGAGAAGATCAGCTACAAGCAGGTTGCAGGAGATACTTACAG GTGCTGTCCAGGATTGATTCTGTTATAAGTAGTCCAAGAGCTCCTCTGGTAATATATAAGTGGAGTAAAGGGCCAGTCCAAAATTACATGAAAGAAAATGGACAAGAATGTGGTTTTGAGCACCTTCCTCCTACAGTGGAATTGTGGGCAGACCAGCTAATGTCCCTAAAG GACTTGCATAGGTCCCTGAGAAAGCTATCACTGGAGTTGGTGCCCTGGCACACTGTAGATACACATAACACTGAAAGCATTCGAGTTGAAGACCTACAATTCATAGTAGATACAATCTTGGAAGAAGTAGAAAATAAGGAAAAG AATGGCCAGATGCCTTCGTTACAAACACTGTATGCAATTGTGTCTCACTTCCAAAAGTTGTTTGATGTGAGTTCTCTGAATGGAGTTTATCCACGAATGAATGAAGTCTACACAAAGCTTGGAGAAATGACCAATGCTATGAGAAACCTGCACGAGCTCTTAGAACTAG ATCATTCAGCCCCACCCGCTGTACTGGTGAACACTGTTGGAAAGCTATGTAAGgtaattaatgaaaatgtgaCTGGACAGGTAGAGCAGCTGCTGGGGACCCAAGACATCCAAAG TATCATCAACAAATTGGAAGAACATGAAGACTTCTTTCCAGTATTTCAGGCACTTATTCAAGATTTACTTTGTATTTTAG GGCACTAG
- the CEP70 gene encoding centrosomal protein of 70 kDa isoform X2: MTEVPQSCALSSSALAGSMLVTPAQKSAESWNWNAIGCQQEQAEWEKVNKLLVQHGLKPVCLAKPRNSRSLSDMIVLDKHSSLGIRLALKTLVEDTERQQKMMHGLIEANRQLRDDIRQERGRACRQEQRAKELENVVENIKSKICQLEDECIAKVCQQQNEVKELQKDQQASQTKYHHQNEKLHEQEETIAHLQKELQKVGMEEQQRVATQNKMFCQFCKRAPKSLLDQQFLSLIDYYESQINQMKKELRYKKDTDHVQGEGKSKEEFLNLDATPNYRALLTSFQDQLIETKARNEQLMCENTDLKKDLETRPTSQDLKLCKQQVKKLEKMLKKNIRSYGIISGEKIKENNESESMTGEDQLQAGCRRYLQVLSRIDSVISSPRAPLVIYKWSKGPVQNYMKENGQECGFEHLPPTVELWADQLMSLKDLHRSLRKLSLELVPWHTVDTHNTESIRVEDLQFIVDTILEEVENKEKNGQMPSLQTLYAIVSHFQKLFDVSSLNGVYPRMNEVYTKLGEMTNAMRNLHELLELDHSAPPAVLVNTVGKLCKVINENVTGQVEQLLGTQDIQSIINKLEEHEDFFPVFQALIQDLLCILEISNLDDIVPAVHSLKLLA, encoded by the exons GTCCCACAAAGTTGTGCATTGTCAAGTAGTGCCCTAGCAGGCTCTATGCTGGTGACTCCAGCACAAAAGTCCGCTGAATCATGGAACTGGAATGCAATAGGGTGTCAG CAGGAGCAAGCAGAATGGGAAAAAGTAAACAAATTATTAGTGCAACATGGCTTAAAACCTGTGTGCCTTGCTAAACCAAGAAACAGCAGAAGTCTGTCAG ATATGATTGTTTTAGATAAGCACTCTTCACTGGGGATAAGACTTGCATTGAAAACACTGGTGGAAGACACTGAACGACAACAGAAAATGATGCATGGCCTTATAGAGGCTAATCGCCAGCTTAG ggaTGATATACGCCAGGAGAGAGGTCGAGCATGTCGACAGGAACAACGAGCCAAAGAGTTGGAAAATGTTGTGGAGAACATCAAATCCAAAATTTGTCAGCTGGAAGATGAGTGTATAGCTAAAGTTTGCCAGCAACAGAATGAAGTgaaagaacttcagaaagatcAGCAAGCTTCACAG ACAAAGTACCATCACCAAAATGAAAAGTTGCATGAACAGGAAGAGACTATTGCACATTTGCAGAAGGAGCTCCAGAAGGTTGGGATGGAAGAGCAGCAGCGCGTTGCCACACAGAACAAAATGTTCTGCCAGTTTTGCAAGCGAGCCCCAAAGTCTCTTTTGGATCAACA GTTTCTTAGTCTAATTGATTATTATGAATCTCAAATTAATCAAATGAAAAAGGAACTAAG ATATAAAAAAGATACAGATCATGtacaaggagaaggaaaaagcaaAGAAGAATTCTTAAATCTAGATGCCACACCTAACTATAGAGCACTGCTTACG TCTTTCCAGGATCAGCTCATTGAGACAAAAGCCAGGAATGAACAACTTATGTGTGAAAATACAGATCTCAAGAAAGATCTGGAAACAAG ACCAACTTCACAGGACTTAAAACTTTGCAAGCAGCAAGTGAAGAAATTGGAGAAAATGCTAAAGAAAAATATCAG ATCATATGGGATTATTAGTggagaaaagataaaagaaaacaatgaatCTGAGAGTATGACAGGAGAAGATCAGCTACAAGCAGGTTGCAGGAGATACTTACAG GTGCTGTCCAGGATTGATTCTGTTATAAGTAGTCCAAGAGCTCCTCTGGTAATATATAAGTGGAGTAAAGGGCCAGTCCAAAATTACATGAAAGAAAATGGACAAGAATGTGGTTTTGAGCACCTTCCTCCTACAGTGGAATTGTGGGCAGACCAGCTAATGTCCCTAAAG GACTTGCATAGGTCCCTGAGAAAGCTATCACTGGAGTTGGTGCCCTGGCACACTGTAGATACACATAACACTGAAAGCATTCGAGTTGAAGACCTACAATTCATAGTAGATACAATCTTGGAAGAAGTAGAAAATAAGGAAAAG AATGGCCAGATGCCTTCGTTACAAACACTGTATGCAATTGTGTCTCACTTCCAAAAGTTGTTTGATGTGAGTTCTCTGAATGGAGTTTATCCACGAATGAATGAAGTCTACACAAAGCTTGGAGAAATGACCAATGCTATGAGAAACCTGCACGAGCTCTTAGAACTAG ATCATTCAGCCCCACCCGCTGTACTGGTGAACACTGTTGGAAAGCTATGTAAGgtaattaatgaaaatgtgaCTGGACAGGTAGAGCAGCTGCTGGGGACCCAAGACATCCAAAG TATCATCAACAAATTGGAAGAACATGAAGACTTCTTTCCAGTATTTCAGGCACTTATTCAAGATTTACTTTGTATTTTAG